A DNA window from Mastacembelus armatus chromosome 11, fMasArm1.2, whole genome shotgun sequence contains the following coding sequences:
- the LOC113126728 gene encoding uncharacterized protein C1orf43 homolog: protein MAESSPLSGVNVVLVMAYGSLVFVLLFIFVKRQIMRFAMRSRRGPHVPIGHNAPKGLREEIDSRLSKVQEICFEPRLLSEDDDRLKQGSLISCYNYLYRMKALDAIRDSGIPMQEISRSPSAFTGRNFRNWLMELRNSHSLIKNSHSALIDRLLEGYDSARHGTGVFGEAEFLEYQQALNELADVVKAYSSTTSLDQHHQSAAKDLTGSPVRSTPSTIQVTYLPSTGQRSKRPKHFLELKSFKDNYNTLESTL from the exons ATGGCAGAGTCATCGCCTTTATCAGGGGTTAATGTTGTTCTGGTGATGGCTTATGGGAGCTTG gtgtttgtgcttttgtttatcTTCGTCAAAAGGCAAATCATGCGTTTCGCAATGAGATCCCGTCGGGGACCCCATGTACCTATTGGCCACAATGCACCTAAG GGTTTGAGAGAGGAGATTGACTCCAGGCTGTCTAAGGTCCAGGAGATCTGTTTCGAACCTCGTCTCCTCTCAGAAGATGACGACAGACTGAAGCAGGGATCACTAATTA GTTGCTACAACTACCTGTACAGAATGAAAGCTCTGGATGCTATCCGTGACTCAG GAATTCCTATGCAGGAGATAAGTCGTAGTCCCAGTGCATTTACTGGACGCAACTTCAGGAACTGGTTGATGGAGTTGCGCAATTCCCATTCTCTGATCAAAAACAGCCACAGTGCGCTCATTGACCGTTTACTTGAAGGCTATGACAGCGCTCGCCATGGGACTGGG GTGTTTGGAGAAGCTGAATTTCTTGAATACCAGCAAGCTCTCAATGAACTAGCTGATGT GGTGAAGGCCTATTCCAGCACCACCAGCTTGGACCAGCATCACCAGTCAGCAGCCAAGGACCTGACAGGCTCTCCTGTCCGCAGCACTCCCTCCACCATCCAGGTCACCTACCTGCCCTCCACTGGCCAGCGCAGCAAGAGACCTAAACACTTTCTGGAGCTCAAAAGTTTCAAAGACAACTACAACACACTGGAGAGCACTCTGTGA